A section of the Sedimentisphaera cyanobacteriorum genome encodes:
- a CDS encoding LegC family aminotransferase — protein sequence MNDLILLSAPYFAGNEKKYVNECMESEWVSTSGRFVSELEDYLAGYVSSAGGACACVNGTSALHISLLLSGVKPGEEIIVPTLTFIAPINVVRYLHCEPVFIDCDSYMNMDPAGLASFLSEGCEQKGGRLYNKTSGRRIAAVVPVHIFGSICQMEQIMDAAAEHNLPVIEDATEALGSKITSGRYAGKYAGTIGDFGCFSFNGNKIITCGGGGMIVSEDPEMIRKSKYLTTQAKDDPLYYVHNEVGYNYRLTAVQAAIGLGQIEQIDNFIAHKKASFEKYKQAVSEIDGLRLIEIPDYCDSNYWFYSLFIEDSYPLSRDDLIHKFKENNIQVRPIWNLNHHQKPYRSCQAYNIEKAEYFFEHIVNLPCSSNLRDEEIQRVCYVLAGNGQK from the coding sequence TCGGAGCTTGAGGATTATCTGGCCGGATACGTATCTTCTGCCGGCGGGGCGTGTGCGTGCGTGAACGGCACGTCAGCCCTTCACATCTCCCTCTTGCTCAGCGGCGTTAAGCCGGGCGAGGAGATAATCGTACCCACGCTAACCTTCATCGCCCCGATAAACGTAGTTCGTTATCTTCACTGCGAGCCGGTATTCATAGATTGCGACAGCTATATGAATATGGATCCGGCAGGCCTGGCATCTTTCCTGAGCGAGGGGTGCGAACAGAAGGGAGGCCGGCTCTACAACAAAACCTCCGGCAGGCGGATTGCAGCTGTGGTTCCGGTACATATTTTCGGCTCGATCTGCCAGATGGAGCAGATTATGGATGCTGCGGCAGAACACAATCTGCCTGTAATCGAAGATGCCACAGAAGCCCTCGGCTCGAAGATAACATCCGGCAGATATGCAGGCAAATATGCAGGTACTATTGGCGATTTCGGCTGCTTTTCGTTCAACGGCAACAAAATCATTACCTGCGGCGGCGGAGGCATGATTGTTTCTGAGGATCCGGAGATGATCAGAAAGTCTAAATATCTTACCACTCAGGCCAAAGACGACCCGCTATATTATGTGCATAATGAAGTTGGCTACAACTACCGGCTCACCGCTGTTCAGGCGGCTATAGGGCTCGGCCAAATCGAGCAGATTGATAATTTTATCGCCCACAAAAAGGCGAGCTTTGAAAAATACAAACAGGCAGTAAGCGAAATTGACGGCCTGAGGCTGATAGAAATTCCCGATTACTGCGATTCGAACTACTGGTTCTATTCGCTGTTCATCGAAGACAGCTACCCGCTCAGCCGAGACGATTTGATACATAAATTCAAAGAAAACAATATTCAGGTGCGTCCGATCTGGAATCTTAACCACCACCAAAAGCCGTACAGAAGCTGCCAAGCCTATAATATTGAGAAAGCCGAATACTTCTTTGAGCATATTGTGAACTTGCCTTGCTCAAGCAACCTCAGAGATGAAGAGATACAGCGTGTGTGTTATGTGCTGGCCGGTAATGGCCAGAAGTAG
- a CDS encoding NAD-dependent epimerase/dehydratase family protein has translation MKTLITGGAGFIGSHIARHYSGRAEVVVLDNLRSGFEENLAGTGARLICGSITDRKAVREAVRGCDYVFHLAAMISVPESMHKPQECVETNVQGLLNVLSEASKAGVKRLCFSTSAAIYGDNPTVPKLETMLPEPKSPYAITKLDGEYYCNMFSSEGLLNTACLRYFNVFGPRQDPKSQYAAAVPIFIHKALRNEPITIFGDGEQTRDFVFVQDVASANAFFAESDAPAGVYNVAYGGKTTINDLAKRIISLTGSSSEIQYAEERPGDVRHSMASIDKLKAAGFEPKSNFDEGLMQTIEYFKEVLGSK, from the coding sequence ATGAAAACTCTCATTACTGGCGGGGCGGGGTTTATAGGTTCACATATCGCTCGGCATTACAGCGGCAGGGCGGAGGTTGTGGTTTTGGATAATCTTCGTTCTGGCTTTGAGGAGAATCTGGCCGGCACAGGCGCACGGCTTATCTGCGGGTCCATCACCGACCGCAAGGCGGTTCGCGAGGCGGTTCGCGGCTGCGATTACGTATTCCATCTGGCCGCAATGATCAGCGTGCCTGAATCGATGCACAAGCCGCAGGAATGCGTAGAAACGAACGTGCAGGGGCTCTTGAACGTGCTCAGCGAGGCGAGCAAGGCCGGCGTAAAGCGGCTCTGCTTCAGCACATCCGCCGCAATCTACGGCGACAACCCAACCGTTCCGAAGCTCGAAACAATGCTCCCCGAGCCGAAAAGCCCATACGCCATCACCAAGCTCGACGGCGAATACTACTGCAATATGTTCAGCTCCGAGGGGCTGCTCAATACCGCCTGCCTTCGCTACTTCAACGTATTCGGCCCGCGGCAGGACCCCAAGAGTCAATATGCTGCTGCTGTGCCCATCTTTATCCACAAAGCCCTCCGCAATGAGCCGATCACAATCTTCGGCGACGGCGAACAAACCCGCGATTTCGTGTTCGTTCAGGACGTGGCATCAGCGAACGCCTTCTTCGCAGAGTCCGATGCGCCTGCAGGCGTTTACAACGTTGCTTACGGAGGCAAAACAACCATCAACGACCTTGCCAAGCGTATAATCAGCCTAACCGGCTCGAGCTCAGAGATCCAGTATGCCGAAGAACGGCCGGGCGATGTGCGGCACAGTATGGCCTCGATAGACAAGCTCAAAGCAGCCGGTTTTGAACCAAAATCTAATTTTGATGAAGGTTTAATGCAGACTATTGAATATTTTAAGGAAGTTTTGGGGAGTAAGTAG
- a CDS encoding sugar transferase — MYKFFKRPIDFILALIATVILLPLLLPLMITLRLTGEGEIFYLQHRVGKDGRPFELLKFATMLKNSPNIGSGTITLQNDPRVLPFGRFLRKTKINELPQIFNVLKGDIAIVGPRPQTPECFGYFPEDLKQEIMKLRPGITGIGSVVFRDEEAIIGASDKDYSECYSEIMAHKAELEVWYAKNLSFLLDIKLIIATALVILHSKADVSKMFKGIPDMPESMKV; from the coding sequence ATGTATAAATTCTTTAAAAGACCCATTGATTTTATTTTAGCACTTATCGCAACTGTAATTCTTCTTCCTTTGCTTTTGCCTCTGATGATAACCCTGCGATTAACCGGAGAGGGTGAAATTTTTTATCTTCAGCATCGGGTTGGTAAAGACGGCAGGCCTTTCGAGCTGCTCAAGTTTGCAACTATGCTCAAAAACAGCCCCAATATAGGTTCTGGCACTATAACTCTTCAGAACGACCCCCGCGTTCTTCCCTTCGGCAGATTTCTCAGGAAGACAAAGATAAACGAACTCCCTCAGATTTTTAATGTGCTTAAGGGCGATATTGCAATAGTTGGCCCAAGGCCGCAGACGCCGGAGTGCTTTGGGTATTTCCCTGAAGATCTAAAGCAGGAAATAATGAAGCTCCGCCCGGGCATTACGGGCATAGGGTCGGTGGTTTTCAGGGATGAAGAAGCCATTATAGGAGCATCTGATAAAGATTACAGCGAATGTTACAGCGAGATAATGGCACATAAAGCAGAGCTTGAAGTCTGGTATGCAAAAAATCTCAGTTTCCTGTTGGATATTAAGCTTATTATCGCAACTGCCCTTGTTATTCTTCATTCAAAGGCTGATGTGAGTAAGATGTTTAAGGGTATTCCTGATATGCCGGAAAGTATGAAGGTTTGA
- a CDS encoding GxxExxY protein gives MYEQEGYDLMAAAFEVYNTLGYGFLEEVYQDALEVELERRGIEYQSQPLLNVYYKNFKLNKYYRPDLFVSQVIVVELKAIPSITSVEEAQLLNYLKATGKAVGYLINWGNSNKLEWKRYVYNS, from the coding sequence ATGTATGAACAAGAAGGTTATGATTTAATGGCTGCTGCTTTTGAAGTTTACAACACTTTAGGTTATGGGTTTTTGGAGGAGGTTTACCAAGATGCCCTTGAGGTAGAGCTTGAAAGACGCGGTATAGAATACCAAAGTCAGCCTTTATTAAACGTGTATTACAAGAACTTTAAATTAAATAAGTATTATCGCCCGGATTTATTTGTGTCTCAAGTTATTGTTGTTGAATTGAAAGCTATTCCAAGTATAACAAGCGTTGAAGAAGCTCAGTTATTAAATTATCTTAAGGCTACCGGCAAAGCTGTTGGTTATCTGATTAATTGGGGAAACAGTAATAAGCTTGAGTGGAAAAGATATGTTTATAACAGCTAA
- a CDS encoding RNA polymerase sigma factor: MHNNLKNFGDSTLARFASNGNRAAFDELAARFTGQLLIFASSKTNNYHDAEDIVQETMMKAYKNIENFNCKSSFKTWIFTIAYRTLVSNARKMRPALLNEESQQNLEIIEENDEDFGWVWEIARKLGQESFTVLWLKYKQEMSISQIAKVIGKTNAAARVMLYRSRKKMAKKLYLERENRQNSFFRSDEGMSFERAKL; encoded by the coding sequence ATGCACAATAACCTAAAAAACTTTGGCGACAGCACACTTGCCCGGTTCGCCTCTAACGGCAACCGGGCAGCTTTCGATGAGCTTGCAGCCAGATTTACCGGACAGCTGCTTATATTCGCTTCATCGAAAACAAATAATTATCACGATGCCGAGGATATTGTGCAGGAAACGATGATGAAGGCCTACAAAAATATAGAAAATTTTAACTGCAAAAGCAGCTTTAAGACTTGGATATTCACAATTGCATACAGAACTCTTGTTTCGAATGCGAGAAAAATGAGGCCGGCTCTGCTGAACGAAGAATCTCAGCAGAATTTGGAAATTATCGAAGAAAATGATGAAGACTTCGGATGGGTATGGGAAATAGCCAGAAAGCTCGGACAAGAAAGCTTTACAGTTTTATGGCTCAAATACAAGCAGGAGATGAGCATATCTCAGATAGCCAAGGTGATCGGCAAAACAAACGCAGCTGCAAGAGTTATGCTTTACCGGTCTCGAAAGAAAATGGCTAAAAAGCTGTATCTTGAGCGTGAGAACAGGCAAAACAGTTTTTTTAGATCAGATGAAGGGATGAGCTTTGAAAGGGCAAAATTATGA
- a CDS encoding arylsulfatase, with protein sequence MNRRKFLQKAGFAAAAAPFAGYINSFGANSANISGADQAVKRPNILLVLFDDLGYSDLGCYGGEVPTPNIDKLADGGLRYTHMTNSARCCPSRASLLTGLHPGQTGIPNFGGSLVDSCVTLGEALGKNGYQTYHVGKWHVGAKEGTRPTDRGFDEFYGYYRGYAQDQWEPDRYHRLPEGRKPEITYDKENFYATDAFNDYTLEFLDQAKKKDKPWFMYLAHSSPHFPVQAPYESVKPLLDTYRKGWDKLRKKRFERQKDVGLFNHEGWKLTDRSLVPVENNNKIANGYSGEPNPSWDSLPEDRREDLAHRMAVYAAMVKHVDDGIGKIVEKLKAQGEYENTVIMILSDNGACYEWGPFGFDGRSRAGITKLHKGEELKKMGGPGTHHAYGSAWANMCNTPFRLYKHFTHQGGIVTPFIVHWPAGLNSTDRWVRDYTHIIDVMPTLLDVAKAKYPRVYNGSRIQPMEGVSLTKTFEPGGKLEPRTLCYNHQKARAIIKGKWKMVWGKRFPEPIEWELYDIEKDPCETEDVADKHPELVKTLSNEWQRWKVRTKAQSRGNK encoded by the coding sequence ATGAATCGCAGGAAATTTTTGCAGAAGGCCGGTTTTGCAGCAGCGGCTGCTCCTTTTGCCGGGTATATTAATTCTTTCGGCGCTAATTCTGCAAACATATCAGGGGCGGATCAGGCCGTCAAAAGGCCGAATATTCTTTTGGTATTGTTTGACGATCTTGGCTACAGCGACCTTGGCTGCTACGGTGGTGAAGTTCCAACGCCAAATATCGACAAGCTTGCAGATGGCGGGCTTCGCTATACGCATATGACCAATTCCGCACGATGCTGCCCATCGAGGGCGAGCCTGCTCACAGGGCTGCACCCGGGACAGACAGGCATACCGAATTTCGGCGGCTCACTCGTTGACAGCTGCGTAACGCTCGGTGAGGCTCTCGGGAAGAACGGCTATCAGACCTATCACGTTGGCAAATGGCACGTTGGAGCAAAGGAAGGCACACGCCCGACAGACCGCGGCTTTGATGAATTTTACGGCTATTACAGAGGCTACGCTCAGGACCAGTGGGAACCGGACAGATATCACCGCCTTCCGGAAGGACGCAAGCCGGAAATTACTTACGATAAAGAGAATTTCTACGCTACTGACGCCTTCAACGACTATACACTCGAATTTCTCGATCAGGCCAAGAAAAAGGACAAGCCTTGGTTTATGTATCTCGCTCATTCCTCGCCTCATTTTCCAGTACAGGCTCCTTATGAGTCTGTAAAGCCGCTGCTTGATACATACCGCAAGGGCTGGGATAAGCTTAGGAAGAAGAGATTCGAAAGGCAGAAGGATGTAGGGCTGTTTAATCACGAAGGCTGGAAGCTCACAGACCGCTCGCTTGTGCCGGTTGAAAATAACAACAAGATCGCAAACGGCTATTCGGGAGAGCCGAACCCGTCTTGGGACTCGCTGCCTGAAGACCGCCGGGAAGACCTTGCCCACAGGATGGCTGTATATGCTGCTATGGTTAAGCACGTTGACGACGGAATCGGTAAGATTGTTGAGAAGCTTAAAGCTCAGGGCGAGTATGAGAATACTGTAATAATGATCCTCTCTGACAACGGCGCCTGCTATGAATGGGGTCCTTTCGGCTTCGACGGCCGCTCACGTGCTGGTATAACAAAGCTCCATAAGGGCGAGGAGCTCAAGAAAATGGGCGGGCCTGGAACTCACCACGCATACGGCTCTGCCTGGGCGAATATGTGCAACACTCCCTTCAGGCTCTACAAGCATTTCACGCATCAGGGCGGAATTGTAACGCCGTTTATCGTTCACTGGCCTGCCGGGCTGAATTCAACAGACCGCTGGGTTCGTGATTACACGCATATTATTGACGTTATGCCCACTCTGCTCGATGTGGCCAAGGCGAAGTATCCAAGGGTTTATAACGGCAGCCGGATTCAGCCGATGGAGGGCGTGAGCCTTACGAAAACCTTCGAGCCCGGCGGAAAGCTTGAGCCGCGTACGCTCTGCTACAACCATCAGAAGGCCAGAGCAATAATTAAGGGCAAGTGGAAGATGGTTTGGGGCAAACGATTCCCTGAGCCGATAGAATGGGAGCTTTATGATATTGAGAAAGACCCCTGCGAAACTGAAGACGTGGCGGATAAGCATCCCGAGCTTGTGAAAACGCTTTCAAATGAGTGGCAAAGATGGAAAGTGCGAACGAAGGCTCAGTCCAGAGGCAATAAATAA
- a CDS encoding HEAT repeat domain-containing protein produces MSIKISKIWLLAAMLSCTSLLSAAAMEENWNDFLHYTAIGRYELAKSKAEALIESDPDPVKMLELSQENPRGYSILLRVYNSNEQLKDAASSIIDIIEEGRYIKRTDPEIIRREIKRLSSTIRGRIKAEKRLRNSGEFAVPYLLNAIADESRKDEMPYITAALGKMGRDAVRPLCAALQMKDVAVKSEAVRALGSIGYSEALPHLKLVWETAETEDIKKLAEKNIQKIKGSALKVSSSDLFFTLAEDYYYHKDSLKPNTEFDFANVWFWDNTQKRLTREKVERGYFFELMCMRSCEWSLKADPETGEAIALWLDGFFKAQQTGIEMPEYFGQGHADAMTYAVTAGPEYLHQALARAIKDKNDYITLNLVEALAASSGEASLLESFGTSQPLVDALEYDNNAVQLSAAIALGGANPTKDFVGSSLIIERLSTAIMQENADKFGEDKAAEYADRAFDVLDKLCSARNRIVKVSKAQKTLIRVIRSDSDKYRIEAAEVLAFLKTAEAQKAIANVALSEDFDKSVRMSVFDSLIHSAKLHGSKLTDEQIDKLYSMTASRAIDSELRESAASAYGSLNLPSEKVKTLILDQARS; encoded by the coding sequence ATGTCTATTAAAATCAGTAAGATTTGGCTGCTGGCGGCAATGCTCTCTTGTACATCGCTGCTCAGCGCTGCTGCTATGGAAGAAAACTGGAACGACTTCCTGCACTACACGGCAATCGGCAGATATGAGCTTGCAAAGAGCAAGGCCGAGGCGCTAATCGAAAGCGACCCGGATCCGGTAAAGATGCTTGAGCTCAGTCAGGAAAATCCCCGCGGGTATTCAATCCTGCTCAGGGTTTACAACAGCAATGAACAGCTCAAAGACGCTGCCTCCTCAATAATCGACATTATCGAAGAAGGGCGTTACATAAAAAGAACCGATCCGGAAATAATCCGGCGTGAGATAAAGCGTCTCAGCAGCACAATACGCGGCAGGATCAAGGCTGAGAAACGCCTTCGCAACTCCGGCGAGTTTGCCGTTCCGTATTTGCTCAATGCTATAGCGGATGAGTCCCGCAAGGATGAGATGCCCTATATCACAGCAGCCCTCGGCAAGATGGGCAGAGATGCGGTTAGGCCGCTTTGCGCTGCTTTGCAGATGAAGGATGTGGCGGTGAAGTCTGAGGCGGTTCGTGCTCTTGGGAGCATCGGCTATTCAGAGGCGCTTCCACATTTGAAGCTTGTTTGGGAAACCGCTGAAACAGAAGATATTAAAAAGCTTGCTGAGAAGAACATACAAAAAATTAAGGGTTCTGCTCTCAAGGTTTCTTCATCTGACCTGTTTTTCACACTTGCAGAAGACTACTACTACCACAAAGATTCCCTCAAGCCGAATACCGAATTCGATTTTGCGAATGTATGGTTCTGGGACAATACTCAAAAGAGGCTTACTCGTGAAAAGGTAGAGCGAGGGTATTTCTTCGAGCTTATGTGCATGCGCAGCTGTGAGTGGTCTTTGAAGGCAGATCCCGAAACAGGCGAGGCTATTGCCCTCTGGCTCGACGGCTTCTTCAAAGCCCAGCAGACTGGTATTGAGATGCCGGAGTATTTCGGGCAGGGGCATGCAGATGCTATGACATACGCTGTAACAGCGGGGCCGGAATACCTCCATCAGGCTCTTGCGAGAGCTATCAAAGACAAGAACGATTATATTACGCTGAATCTGGTTGAGGCTCTTGCGGCAAGCTCAGGCGAGGCTTCTCTGCTCGAGAGCTTCGGAACGAGCCAGCCGCTTGTGGATGCACTGGAATACGATAATAACGCAGTGCAGCTCAGCGCAGCTATAGCTCTCGGCGGGGCGAACCCAACTAAGGATTTCGTTGGCAGCTCGCTGATAATAGAGAGGCTCAGCACTGCGATTATGCAGGAAAATGCAGATAAGTTCGGCGAAGATAAGGCCGCAGAATATGCAGACAGGGCATTTGATGTGCTCGATAAGCTCTGCTCTGCGAGGAACAGAATTGTGAAAGTATCGAAGGCTCAGAAGACGCTGATAAGGGTTATCCGTTCAGACAGCGATAAATACCGCATAGAAGCTGCTGAGGTGCTTGCATTTCTCAAAACAGCAGAGGCTCAGAAGGCGATTGCGAATGTTGCCTTGAGCGAAGACTTTGATAAATCTGTGAGGATGAGCGTTTTCGATTCTCTGATCCACTCAGCCAAGCTTCACGGCAGCAAGCTGACCGACGAACAGATAGACAAGCTCTATTCAATGACAGCTTCAAGGGCAATAGATTCTGAGCTCAGAGAGTCTGCGGCGAGCGCTTACGGTTCGCTGAACCTACCGAGCGAGAAGGTTAAAACTCTCATACTCGATCAGGCCAGAAGCTGA
- a CDS encoding AtpZ/AtpI family protein: MKEEKDKNSDSQGDYYRWVTVGIEYAVLMMLGAFLGSLLDRIQNTEPGFIIIGALAGFALQLYIVLKRGREDDDDSGGDSENKP, from the coding sequence ATGAAAGAAGAAAAGGACAAAAACAGCGACAGTCAGGGCGATTACTACCGCTGGGTAACTGTGGGCATAGAGTATGCAGTTCTGATGATGTTAGGTGCATTTCTCGGTTCACTTCTTGATAGAATCCAAAATACTGAACCGGGCTTTATAATTATTGGCGCACTTGCCGGCTTTGCCCTTCAGCTTTATATTGTCCTCAAACGCGGCAGAGAAGATGACGATGATTCCGGCGGCGATTCTGAAAATAAGCCCTGA
- the ruvB gene encoding Holliday junction branch migration DNA helicase RuvB, which yields MAIERVLSAEEKNPAENSFNAALRPQSLSECIGQENVREKLRIAVEAANKRDEPLEHILFYGPPGLGKTTFANIIAREMNAAIRVTSGPALAKQGDIMGLLSNVNTGDIVFIDEIHRLNSAVEEFIYPAMEDFKVDFTVDSGLHAKTINFPLKRFTLIGATTRAGLLSSPLRSRFGMLYHLEYYKVEELAEIVSRSADMLGLKGSDEAIRLIAARSRRTPRIANRLLKRVRDYAQVKGTGELTTEIVNKSLEMERIDSCGLDRLDRSFLRSLISVYGGGPAGIEALAATLGEERDTLEDVVEPYLLQEGFLRRTKRGREATPFAYSHLGISPQAPNNQPLFE from the coding sequence ATGGCTATAGAGAGAGTTTTAAGCGCAGAAGAGAAAAATCCCGCAGAAAACAGCTTTAATGCTGCCCTTCGCCCTCAGAGTCTTTCAGAGTGCATCGGGCAGGAGAATGTGCGTGAGAAGCTTCGGATTGCTGTAGAGGCGGCAAATAAGAGAGATGAACCGCTTGAGCATATACTGTTTTACGGGCCTCCCGGGCTCGGCAAAACCACTTTCGCCAACATTATAGCCCGAGAGATGAATGCGGCCATACGCGTTACTTCAGGGCCCGCTCTTGCCAAGCAGGGCGATATAATGGGGCTTCTGAGCAATGTAAATACCGGCGATATCGTGTTTATAGACGAGATACACCGCCTAAATTCTGCTGTGGAGGAGTTTATTTATCCTGCGATGGAAGATTTCAAGGTGGATTTCACGGTTGACAGCGGCCTGCACGCCAAAACGATAAACTTTCCGCTCAAACGCTTTACCCTAATCGGGGCTACAACTCGGGCAGGGCTTTTGAGTTCCCCGCTTAGAAGCCGATTTGGTATGCTGTACCATTTGGAGTACTACAAGGTTGAAGAGCTTGCTGAGATTGTAAGCCGGTCTGCGGATATGCTCGGGCTCAAGGGCTCAGATGAGGCTATCAGGCTCATAGCTGCCAGGAGCAGGCGAACTCCGAGGATAGCAAACCGGCTCTTGAAACGAGTTCGTGATTATGCTCAGGTTAAGGGCACGGGCGAGCTGACCACTGAAATCGTTAATAAATCGCTTGAAATGGAGCGTATAGACTCCTGCGGATTAGACCGCTTGGACAGAAGCTTTCTCAGATCGCTTATCTCAGTTTACGGCGGAGGACCCGCCGGTATTGAGGCGCTCGCTGCTACTCTGGGCGAGGAAAGGGACACGCTGGAGGATGTTGTTGAGCCGTATCTCTTGCAGGAAGGGTTTCTCAGAAGAACGAAGCGGGGCAGAGAGGCAACCCCTTTTGCCTATTCTCATTTGGGCATATCTCCTCAAGCTCCAAACAACCAGCCGCTCTTCGAATAG
- a CDS encoding polysaccharide biosynthesis protein, translating into MNLKYEYIITGRRSSFFAQDIEANSAELLNVIKGSRIAVVGAAGSIGSWVVKTLLRFEPEAISLVDISENNLVELVRDLRSSKNVKVPKDFKTMPIGLGSIEFDRYFAETERFDFFFNLSAVKHVRSEKDIYCLMRMLDTNVLSLNDFLEQMPYRFSKAFSVSSDKAANPANMMGASKMVMEQVLMKYSDQQPFSTARFANVAFSDGSLPHGFHERLNKMQPLSAPRDVKRYFISHQEAGELCVLSAALGSNRDVFFPKLSSGEDEKTFSQIAVDLLHEMGLEPVECSSEEEAKAKVEEFAPQGKWPCYFFNTDTTGEKGYEEFYTEAEDLDTERFQNVGVIMRDKFSGEDALEEFLDFARAAKTNPNITKTDYVKAMIKAVPTLKHSETGKNLDQKM; encoded by the coding sequence ATGAATCTAAAATATGAATATATTATTACAGGCAGGCGAAGTTCTTTCTTCGCACAAGATATAGAGGCGAATTCGGCAGAGCTTTTGAATGTTATCAAAGGCAGCCGTATAGCTGTGGTAGGGGCAGCGGGTTCTATAGGCTCCTGGGTGGTTAAAACGCTTCTGAGATTTGAGCCGGAGGCGATTTCTCTCGTTGACATAAGTGAAAATAATCTTGTAGAGCTGGTACGTGATTTAAGATCTTCCAAAAACGTAAAAGTTCCTAAAGACTTCAAGACCATGCCGATTGGTCTGGGCTCAATAGAATTCGACCGATATTTTGCTGAGACGGAGCGTTTTGATTTTTTCTTCAATCTAAGTGCGGTAAAGCATGTTCGATCGGAAAAGGATATTTACTGCCTTATGCGTATGCTTGATACGAACGTCCTGTCTCTGAATGATTTTTTGGAGCAAATGCCTTATAGATTCAGCAAGGCTTTCTCTGTATCATCAGATAAAGCGGCAAATCCTGCAAATATGATGGGTGCGAGCAAGATGGTAATGGAGCAGGTGCTGATGAAATATTCAGACCAGCAGCCTTTTTCAACTGCGAGATTTGCAAATGTAGCATTCTCAGACGGCAGCCTCCCGCACGGTTTCCATGAGAGACTCAACAAAATGCAGCCGCTTTCAGCCCCTAGAGATGTGAAGCGATATTTCATCTCCCATCAGGAGGCGGGCGAGCTTTGCGTACTTTCTGCTGCTTTAGGAAGCAACAGGGATGTTTTTTTCCCAAAGCTCTCTTCAGGCGAGGATGAGAAAACCTTTTCACAGATAGCAGTTGATCTCTTGCATGAGATGGGGCTTGAGCCGGTAGAATGCAGCAGCGAGGAGGAAGCTAAGGCAAAAGTTGAAGAGTTTGCCCCGCAGGGCAAGTGGCCATGTTATTTCTTTAACACTGATACAACGGGGGAGAAGGGCTATGAAGAGTTCTATACAGAGGCCGAAGATTTGGATACGGAGAGGTTTCAGAATGTGGGAGTTATAATGCGGGATAAATTTTCCGGTGAGGATGCCCTTGAAGAATTTCTCGATTTTGCAAGGGCAGCTAAAACAAATCCCAATATTACTAAAACAGATTATGTAAAAGCTATGATAAAAGCTGTTCCTACACTGAAGCATAGTGAAACAGGGAAAAATTTAGATCAGAAGATGTAG